The Anaerotignum faecicola sequence TATGATATGTTTGCCTGCAGCGGCATTCTCTTCAATCATGAAAGCGAGCGCCGTGGCCTGGAATTTGTTACCAGAAAAATCACAGACGCCGTAGCCCGTATCAAGCTTGGTATTTTGGATCACGTAGAGCTTGGAAGCCTTGACGCCAAACGAGACTGGGGACATTCCAAAGATTATGTAAAAGCCATGTGGCTGATGCTGCAGCAGGATACGCCTGATGACTATGTGATAGCAACCAATGAGACGAGAACCGTCCGCGAATTTGTAGAAACGGCTTTCCGCTATGCAGGAATCGATGTGGAATGGCATGGAAGCGGAATAACAGAAAACGGTATCGACAAGGCCACCGGAAAAACCATTGTAACTGTAAATCCTGAATTTTTCCGCCCTGCTGAGGTCGAAGTTCTTCTTGGAGATCCTTCAAAAG is a genomic window containing:
- a CDS encoding GDP-mannose 4,6-dehydratase yields the protein YDMFACSGILFNHESERRGLEFVTRKITDAVARIKLGILDHVELGSLDAKRDWGHSKDYVKAMWLMLQQDTPDDYVIATNETRTVREFVETAFRYAGIDVEWHGSGITENGIDKATGKTIVTVNPEFFRPAEVEVLLGDPSK